A portion of the Streptomyces coeruleoprunus genome contains these proteins:
- a CDS encoding polyprenyl synthetase family protein — translation MSANTGTRGETVPTVPPANPAVDTADVAALLERGRTLSTPVLRAAVDRLAQPMDTVAAYHFGWIDAHGRPADGDGGKAVRPALALLSAEAAGAPPETGVPGAVAVELVHNFSLLHDDLMDGDEQRRHRDTVWKVHGPAQAILVGDALFALANELLLELGTVEAGRATRRLTTATRKLIDGQAQDISYEHRERVTVEECLEMEGNKTGALLACAASIGAVLGGADDRTADALEAYGYHLGLAFQAVDDLLGIWGDPVATGKQTWSDLRQRKKSLPVVAALAAGGPASERLGELLAADAKSPDLDGFSEEEFATRAALIEEAGGREWTSREARRQHAIAVEALDRVDMPARVRAQLAALADFVVVRKR, via the coding sequence ATGAGTGCGAACACTGGAACAAGAGGAGAGACCGTGCCGACTGTGCCCCCGGCGAATCCGGCCGTCGACACCGCGGACGTCGCCGCGCTGCTGGAGCGTGGGCGGACCCTGTCCACCCCGGTCCTGCGCGCGGCGGTGGACCGGCTCGCGCAGCCCATGGACACCGTCGCCGCCTACCACTTCGGCTGGATCGACGCCCACGGGCGGCCCGCCGACGGGGACGGCGGAAAGGCCGTACGCCCCGCCCTCGCCCTGCTGTCGGCCGAGGCCGCCGGCGCGCCGCCCGAGACGGGCGTGCCCGGCGCGGTCGCCGTGGAGCTGGTGCACAACTTCTCGCTGCTGCACGACGACCTGATGGACGGCGACGAGCAGCGCCGCCACCGCGACACGGTGTGGAAGGTGCACGGCCCCGCCCAGGCCATCCTCGTCGGCGACGCGCTCTTCGCCCTCGCCAACGAGCTGCTGCTGGAACTCGGCACCGTCGAGGCCGGCCGCGCCACCCGCCGCCTGACCACCGCGACCCGCAAGCTGATCGACGGCCAGGCCCAGGACATCTCCTACGAGCACCGCGAGCGGGTCACCGTCGAGGAGTGCCTGGAGATGGAGGGCAACAAGACCGGCGCCCTGCTGGCCTGCGCCGCCTCCATCGGCGCCGTCCTCGGCGGCGCCGACGACCGCACGGCCGACGCGCTGGAGGCGTACGGCTACCACCTCGGCCTCGCGTTCCAGGCCGTCGACGACCTCCTCGGCATCTGGGGCGACCCCGTGGCCACCGGCAAGCAGACCTGGAGCGACCTGCGCCAGCGCAAGAAGTCCCTCCCGGTCGTCGCCGCGCTCGCCGCCGGCGGCCCGGCCTCCGAGCGGCTGGGCGAGCTGCTCGCCGCCGACGCCAAGAGCCCGGACCTGGACGGGTTCTCGGAGGAGGAGTTCGCGACCCGCGCCGCCCTCATCGAGGAGGCCGGCGGCCGCGAGTGGACCTCCCGGGAGGCCCGCCGCCAGCACGCCATCGCCGTCGAGGCCCTCGACCGGGTCGACATGCCCGCCCGCGTGCGGGCGCAGCTCGCCGCGCTCGCCGACTTCGTCGTCGTACGGAAGAGATGA
- the hpnE gene encoding hydroxysqualene dehydroxylase HpnE has protein sequence MTARHASPGHDAVVVGGGLAGITAALRLADAGVRVTLLEGRPRLGGLAFSFRRGDLTVDNGQHVYLRCCTAYRWFLDRIGGARLAPLQDRLDVPVLDVAHPRGPRLGRLRRSNLPVPLHLAASLATYPHLSPAERLGVGRAALALKGLDPADPALDGIDFATWLARHGQSPRAVEALWDLVGVATLNATAPHASLGLAAMVFKTGLLSDPGAADIGWAHVPLGHLHDTLARKALDARGVRVALRTKAGALTPTGTGRWLVDVPGETLETDTVVLAVPQRETHDLLPPGALDDPGGLLRIGTAPILNIHVLYDRRVLRRPFFTALGSPVQWVFDRTDASGYQDGQYLALSQSAAQDEIDAPVAALRERYLPELERLLPAARGARVRDFFVTRERTATFAPTPGVGRLRPGARTHAPGLYLAGAWTATGWPATMEGAVRSGSTAASAALSALGRPHVHPLEEAA, from the coding sequence GTGACCGCCCGCCACGCGTCCCCGGGCCACGACGCCGTCGTCGTCGGTGGCGGCCTCGCCGGCATCACCGCCGCACTGCGGCTCGCCGACGCCGGAGTGCGGGTCACGCTGCTGGAAGGCCGCCCCCGCCTCGGCGGCCTGGCGTTCTCCTTCCGCCGCGGCGACCTCACCGTCGACAACGGCCAGCACGTCTACCTGCGCTGCTGCACCGCCTACCGCTGGTTCCTCGACCGGATCGGCGGCGCCCGCCTCGCGCCCCTCCAGGACCGCCTCGACGTGCCCGTCCTGGACGTCGCCCACCCGCGCGGCCCCCGCCTCGGCCGGCTGCGCCGCTCGAACCTGCCCGTGCCCCTGCACCTCGCGGCGAGCCTCGCCACGTACCCGCACCTGTCGCCCGCCGAGCGGCTGGGCGTCGGCCGGGCCGCCCTCGCCCTCAAGGGCCTCGACCCCGCCGACCCCGCACTGGACGGCATCGACTTCGCCACCTGGCTCGCCCGCCACGGCCAGTCGCCCCGCGCCGTCGAGGCCCTGTGGGACCTGGTCGGCGTCGCCACGCTCAACGCCACCGCGCCGCACGCCTCCCTCGGCCTCGCCGCGATGGTCTTCAAGACCGGCCTGCTGTCCGACCCGGGCGCCGCCGACATCGGCTGGGCCCACGTCCCCCTCGGCCACCTGCACGACACCTTGGCCCGCAAGGCCCTCGACGCCCGCGGCGTCCGCGTCGCGCTGCGCACCAAGGCCGGGGCCCTGACCCCCACCGGGACCGGACGCTGGCTCGTCGACGTACCGGGCGAGACGCTGGAGACGGACACCGTCGTCCTCGCCGTACCCCAGCGCGAGACCCACGACCTGCTGCCGCCCGGCGCGCTCGACGACCCCGGCGGCCTCCTGAGGATCGGCACCGCGCCGATCCTCAACATCCACGTCCTGTACGACCGACGGGTGCTGCGCCGGCCCTTCTTCACCGCGCTCGGCTCCCCGGTCCAGTGGGTCTTCGACCGCACGGACGCGTCCGGCTACCAGGACGGCCAGTACCTGGCGCTGTCCCAGTCGGCCGCCCAGGACGAGATCGACGCACCCGTCGCCGCACTGCGCGAGCGGTACCTGCCGGAGCTGGAGCGGCTCCTGCCGGCCGCGCGCGGCGCCCGCGTACGGGACTTCTTCGTGACCCGGGAGCGGACAGCGACGTTCGCCCCCACGCCCGGTGTCGGACGGCTGCGCCCCGGCGCCCGCACCCACGCCCCCGGCCTGTACCTGGCCGGCGCGTGGACCGCCACCGGCTGGCCCGCGACCATGGAGGGCGCGGTGCGCAGCGGATCCACCGCCGCCTCCGCCGCTCTGTCGGCCCTCGGCCGCCCCCACGTACATCCGCTCGAGGAGGCGGCATGA
- the hpnD gene encoding presqualene diphosphate synthase HpnD: protein MPAQVQAAYSYCEAVTVTQARNFAYGIRLLPAEKRQAMSALYAFSRRVDDIGDGGLGPDEKQRRLRTTRDVLDRIRSGTVADDDTDPVAVALSDAARRFPLPLEGFDELIDGVLMDVRGETYETWDDLRVYCRCVAGAIGRLSLGVFGTTPGAPDAARAPEYADTLGLALQLTNILRDLREDAVNGRSYLPAEDLAKFGCSAGFATATPPADADFTGLVHHEVRRARALFADGYRLLPLLDRRSGACVAAMAGIYRRLLDRIERDPEAVLRGRVSLPGREKAYVAVRGLSGLDARTISRHTARRRP from the coding sequence ATGCCCGCCCAGGTCCAGGCCGCCTACAGCTACTGCGAGGCGGTCACCGTGACGCAGGCGCGGAACTTCGCCTACGGGATCCGGCTGCTGCCCGCCGAGAAGCGGCAGGCCATGTCGGCGCTGTACGCGTTCTCGCGGCGCGTCGACGACATCGGCGACGGCGGCCTCGGCCCCGACGAGAAGCAGCGCCGCCTGCGGACCACCCGCGACGTCCTCGACCGGATCCGCAGCGGCACTGTCGCCGACGACGACACCGACCCCGTGGCCGTCGCGCTCTCCGACGCGGCCCGCCGCTTCCCGCTGCCTCTCGAAGGGTTCGACGAACTCATCGACGGCGTCCTGATGGACGTGCGCGGCGAGACGTACGAGACGTGGGACGACCTCCGCGTCTACTGCCGGTGCGTCGCCGGCGCCATCGGCCGGCTCTCGCTCGGCGTGTTCGGTACGACGCCCGGCGCGCCCGACGCCGCACGCGCCCCCGAGTACGCGGACACGCTCGGCCTCGCCCTCCAGCTCACCAACATCCTCAGGGACCTTCGCGAGGACGCCGTCAACGGCCGCAGCTACCTGCCCGCCGAGGACCTCGCCAAGTTCGGCTGCTCCGCGGGCTTCGCCACCGCCACCCCGCCCGCCGACGCCGACTTCACCGGCCTCGTCCACCACGAAGTACGCCGCGCCCGCGCCCTGTTCGCCGACGGCTACCGGCTGCTGCCCCTGCTCGACCGGCGCAGCGGCGCCTGTGTCGCCGCCATGGCCGGCATCTACCGGCGCCTCCTCGACCGCATCGAGCGCGACCCCGAGGCCGTCCTGCGCGGCCGGGTCTCCCTCCCCGGCCGGGAGAAGGCGTACGTCGCCGTGCGCGGCCTGTCCGGCCTCGACGCCCGCACCATCTCCCGCCACACCGCCAGGAGGCGCCCGTGA
- the hpnC gene encoding squalene synthase HpnC, translating to MTAVRQVRPDASTRTTLGKAADENFPVAPFFLPGAWRDDLMAVYGYARLVDDIGDGDLAPGGADARHLGADGETDPMALLDAFEADLRLVFDRTATPSHPLLRALLPTVRRHALTPEPFLGLIEANRQDQRVRRYETYDDLVAYCELSANPVGRLVLAITGTESPERILRSDAICTALQIVEHLQDVAEDLGRDRIYLPAEDLRRFHVTEDDLARPTAGAPVRALIAHEVRRARLLLDEGTPLVGSVRGRLRLLLAGFVAGGHAALDAIAAAGHDVLPGPPRPTKPRLVRRAAAVWRTARREG from the coding sequence GTGACGGCTGTCCGGCAGGTGCGCCCCGACGCCTCCACGCGCACCACGCTCGGCAAGGCCGCGGACGAGAACTTCCCCGTGGCCCCCTTCTTCCTGCCCGGCGCCTGGCGCGACGACCTCATGGCGGTGTACGGCTACGCCCGTCTCGTCGACGACATCGGCGACGGCGACCTCGCGCCCGGCGGCGCCGACGCCCGCCACCTCGGGGCCGACGGCGAGACCGACCCGATGGCCCTGCTCGACGCCTTCGAGGCCGATCTGCGCCTCGTCTTCGACCGCACGGCCACCCCCTCCCACCCGCTGCTGCGCGCCCTGCTGCCCACCGTGCGCCGCCACGCGCTCACGCCGGAGCCGTTCCTCGGCCTCATCGAGGCCAACCGCCAGGACCAGCGCGTCCGGCGGTACGAGACGTACGACGACCTCGTCGCGTACTGCGAGCTGTCCGCCAACCCCGTCGGCCGGCTCGTCCTCGCGATCACCGGCACCGAGAGCCCGGAGCGGATCCTCCGGTCCGACGCGATCTGCACCGCCCTCCAGATCGTCGAGCACCTCCAGGACGTCGCCGAGGACCTGGGCCGCGACCGGATCTACCTGCCCGCCGAGGACCTGCGCCGCTTCCACGTCACCGAGGACGACCTCGCCCGCCCCACCGCGGGCGCGCCGGTCCGCGCGCTCATCGCCCACGAGGTGCGCCGCGCCCGCCTGCTGCTGGACGAGGGCACCCCGCTGGTGGGGAGCGTGCGCGGCAGGCTCCGGCTGCTCCTCGCCGGGTTCGTGGCCGGGGGGCACGCCGCCCTCGACGCGATCGCGGCCGCCGGGCACGACGTACTCCCCGGACCGCCCAGGCCGACGAAGCCCCGGCTGGTGCGCCGGGCGGCGGCGGTGTGGCGAACAGCGCGTAGAGAGGGGTGA
- a CDS encoding ABC transporter ATP-binding protein: MADDINDTRPDGPRVPTVIADDVHIVYRVNGGGSAGKGSATAALSRIVRREKGESRGVRKVHAVRGVSFTAYRGEAIGLIGTNGSGKSTLLRAIAGLLPTEKGRVYTDGQPSLLGVNAALMGDLTGERNVILGGLAMGMSREEIKERYQDIVDFSGINEKGDFITLPMRTYSSGMGARLRFAIAAAKNHDVLMIDEALATGDRKFQIRSEQRIRELRKEAGTVFLVSHSNKSIRDTCDRVLWLEKGELLMDGPTDEVLRQYERETGR; the protein is encoded by the coding sequence GTGGCTGACGACATCAACGACACGCGCCCCGACGGCCCGCGGGTGCCCACCGTCATCGCCGACGACGTGCACATCGTGTACCGCGTCAACGGCGGCGGCTCGGCCGGCAAGGGCAGCGCCACCGCGGCGCTCAGCCGGATCGTCCGCCGCGAGAAGGGCGAGAGCCGCGGCGTCCGCAAGGTCCACGCCGTGCGCGGCGTCTCCTTCACCGCGTACCGCGGCGAGGCCATCGGCCTCATCGGCACCAACGGCTCCGGCAAGTCGACCCTGCTGCGGGCCATCGCCGGACTGCTGCCCACCGAGAAGGGCCGCGTCTACACCGACGGCCAGCCCTCCCTCCTCGGCGTCAACGCCGCCCTGATGGGCGACCTGACCGGCGAGCGCAACGTCATCCTCGGCGGCCTCGCCATGGGCATGTCCCGCGAGGAGATCAAGGAGCGCTACCAGGACATCGTCGACTTCTCGGGCATCAACGAGAAGGGCGACTTCATCACCCTGCCCATGCGGACCTACTCCTCCGGCATGGGCGCGCGCCTCCGGTTCGCCATCGCCGCCGCCAAGAACCACGACGTCCTGATGATCGACGAGGCGCTGGCCACCGGCGACCGCAAGTTCCAGATCCGCTCCGAGCAGCGCATCCGCGAACTGCGCAAGGAGGCCGGCACGGTCTTCCTCGTCAGCCACAGCAACAAGTCGATCCGCGACACCTGCGACCGTGTCCTGTGGCTGGAGAAGGGCGAGCTGCTCATGGACGGCCCGACCGACGAGGTGCTCCGGCAGTACGAGAGGGAGACCGGCAGGTAG
- a CDS encoding ABC transporter permease: MSETTHDRVVAVSVPPSPDDGLTPAELAAKYGLSVSGARPGLAEYVRQLWGRRHFILTFSRAKLTAQYSQARLGQLWQVATPLLNAAVYFLIFGLILNAGRGMDKTVYIPFLVTGVFVFTFTQTSVMSGVRSISGNLGLVRALHFPRASLPISLALQQLQQLLYSMIVLFVIVAAFGSYPSPAWLLILPALTLQFVFNTGLALMMARLGSKTPDLAQLMPFIMRTWMYASGVMFSIPVMLKDKPAWIADILMYNPAAIYMDLIRFALIDGYDSANLPDHVWLAGLLWAVVIGVSGFVFFWKAEERYGRG, encoded by the coding sequence GTGAGTGAGACAACCCACGACCGAGTGGTCGCCGTGAGTGTCCCGCCCTCCCCGGACGACGGACTGACCCCGGCCGAGCTGGCCGCCAAGTACGGTCTGTCGGTGAGCGGCGCCCGGCCGGGGCTGGCGGAGTACGTCCGGCAGCTGTGGGGGCGGCGCCACTTCATCCTGACGTTCTCGCGGGCGAAGCTCACGGCCCAGTACAGCCAGGCCAGGCTCGGCCAGCTGTGGCAGGTGGCGACCCCGCTGCTGAACGCCGCCGTCTACTTCCTGATCTTCGGCCTGATCCTCAACGCGGGCCGCGGCATGGACAAGACGGTCTACATCCCGTTCCTCGTCACGGGCGTGTTCGTGTTCACGTTCACGCAGACGTCCGTGATGTCGGGCGTGCGGTCCATCTCCGGGAACCTGGGGCTCGTGCGGGCGCTGCACTTCCCGCGCGCCTCGCTGCCCATCTCCCTGGCGCTGCAGCAGCTCCAGCAGCTGCTGTACTCGATGATCGTCCTGTTCGTCATCGTGGCGGCGTTCGGCAGCTACCCGTCGCCGGCGTGGCTGCTCATCCTGCCGGCGCTGACGCTGCAGTTCGTGTTCAACACGGGCCTCGCGCTGATGATGGCCCGGCTCGGCAGCAAGACGCCCGACCTGGCCCAGCTGATGCCGTTCATCATGCGGACCTGGATGTACGCCTCGGGCGTGATGTTCTCCATCCCGGTGATGCTGAAGGACAAGCCGGCCTGGATCGCCGACATCCTGATGTACAACCCGGCGGCGATCTACATGGACCTCATCCGCTTCGCCCTGATCGACGGCTACGACTCCGCGAACCTCCCGGACCACGTGTGGCTCGCCGGCCTGCTGTGGGCGGTCGTCATCGGCGTCAGCGGGTTCGTGTTCTTCTGGAAGGCTGAGGAGCGGTACGGCCGTGGCTGA
- a CDS encoding glycosyltransferase family 2 protein, with product MKLGAVIITMGNRPDDLNALIESVARQDGEPVEVVVVGNGAPVRGVPGWVRSVDLPENLGIPGGRNAGIEAFGPNGSDVDALLFLDDDGLLPNKDTAELVRKAFAEDPELGIISFRIADPDTGVTQRRHVPRLRASDPMRSSRVTTFLGGANAVRTKVFAEAGQLPGEFFYAHEETDLAWRALDAGWMIDYRSDMVLHHPTTPPSRHAVYHRMIARNRVWLARRNLPAPLVPAYLGVWLLLTLLRRPSADGLKAWFGGFKEGWTTPCGPRRPMKWRTVWRLTKLGRPPVI from the coding sequence ATGAAGCTCGGTGCCGTCATCATCACCATGGGCAACCGCCCCGACGACCTGAACGCCCTCATCGAGTCCGTCGCCCGCCAGGACGGCGAACCCGTCGAGGTCGTCGTCGTCGGCAACGGAGCCCCCGTCCGCGGCGTCCCCGGCTGGGTGCGCTCCGTCGACCTGCCCGAGAACCTGGGCATCCCCGGCGGGCGCAACGCCGGCATCGAGGCGTTCGGGCCCAACGGCTCCGACGTGGACGCCCTGCTGTTCCTCGACGACGACGGCCTGCTCCCCAACAAGGACACCGCCGAACTCGTCCGCAAGGCGTTCGCCGAGGACCCGGAGCTGGGCATCATCAGCTTCCGCATCGCCGACCCGGACACCGGCGTCACCCAGCGCCGGCACGTCCCGCGGCTGCGCGCGTCCGACCCGATGCGCTCCTCGCGCGTGACGACCTTCCTCGGCGGCGCCAACGCCGTGCGGACGAAGGTCTTCGCCGAGGCCGGGCAGCTGCCCGGCGAGTTCTTCTACGCGCACGAGGAGACCGACCTCGCGTGGCGGGCGCTCGACGCCGGCTGGATGATCGACTACCGGTCCGACATGGTGCTCCACCACCCGACGACCCCGCCCTCCCGGCACGCCGTCTACCACCGCATGATCGCCCGCAACCGGGTCTGGCTCGCGCGCCGCAACCTGCCCGCGCCCCTCGTCCCGGCCTACCTGGGGGTGTGGCTGCTGCTCACCCTCCTGCGGCGCCCGTCGGCGGACGGCCTCAAGGCGTGGTTCGGGGGCTTCAAGGAGGGCTGGACCACCCCGTGCGGCCCCCGGCGCCCGATGAAGTGGCGTACCGTGTGGCGCCTCACGAAACTGGGCCGCCCTCCCGTCATCTGA
- a CDS encoding CDP-alcohol phosphatidyltransferase family protein — protein sequence MPRPSIAELRPVVHPAGVKDRRSGEHWGGRLYMREISLRVTRLLVGTRVTPNQLTYVMTLAGVLAAPALLIPGIPGALLGVLMVQLYLLLDCVDGEVARWKKQFSLGGVYLDRVGAYLCDAAVLVGFGLRAADLWGGGRIDWLWAFLGTLAALGAILIKAETDLVGVARHQGGLPPVKEAASEPRSSGLALARKAAAALKFHRLVLGIEASLLILLLAVLDTVRGDLYFSRLGVAVLAGIALLQTVLHLVSILASSRLR from the coding sequence ATGCCAAGACCATCCATCGCTGAACTCCGCCCCGTCGTCCACCCGGCGGGTGTGAAGGACCGGCGCAGTGGCGAGCACTGGGGCGGCCGCCTCTACATGCGCGAGATCTCGCTGCGCGTGACCAGGCTCCTGGTCGGCACCCGGGTCACCCCGAACCAGCTCACCTACGTGATGACGCTCGCCGGTGTCCTCGCCGCCCCGGCCCTGCTGATCCCGGGCATCCCCGGGGCGCTGCTCGGCGTGCTCATGGTGCAGCTGTACCTGCTGCTCGACTGCGTCGACGGCGAGGTCGCGCGCTGGAAGAAGCAGTTCTCGCTGGGCGGCGTGTACCTGGACCGCGTCGGCGCCTACCTGTGCGACGCGGCGGTGCTCGTCGGCTTCGGCCTGCGCGCCGCCGACCTGTGGGGCGGCGGCCGCATCGACTGGCTGTGGGCCTTCCTGGGCACCCTCGCCGCGCTCGGCGCCATCCTGATCAAGGCCGAGACGGACCTCGTGGGCGTCGCCCGCCACCAGGGCGGCCTGCCGCCGGTCAAGGAGGCGGCGTCCGAGCCGCGCTCGTCCGGCCTGGCGCTGGCCCGCAAGGCGGCCGCGGCCCTCAAGTTCCACCGCCTCGTCCTCGGCATCGAGGCCTCGCTGCTCATCCTGCTCCTGGCGGTCCTGGACACGGTCCGCGGCGACCTCTACTTCTCCCGCCTGGGCGTCGCCGTCCTCGCCGGCATCGCCCTCCTGCAGACGGTGCTGCACCTGGTGTCGATCCTCGCGTCCAGCAGGCTGAGGTGA
- a CDS encoding iron-containing alcohol dehydrogenase family protein, translated as MPVLTRLIPSPVVVDISNGATDKLAGLLADQRISASGKLAMAISNGSGLALRDKLAPLLPDAHWYTVDDGTIDSAVRLADAIRGKRYDAVVGLGGGKIIDVTKYAAARVGLPMVAVATNLSHDGICSPVSTLDNDNGRGSYGVPSPIAMVIDLDVIRDAPQRFVRSGIGEAVSNLSAIADWELSHRVNGEPVDGLAAAMARTAGESVLRHPGAVGDDEFLIVLAEALVLGGIAMSISGDTRPSSGACHEISHAFDLLYPRRAALHGEQVGLGAVFAMHLRGARDQARLFAEVLRRHGLPVLPEDIGFTVDEFVAAVEYAPQTRPGRFTILEHLDLSTDQIRDAYADYAKTIHR; from the coding sequence GTGCCTGTACTGACCCGGCTCATCCCCTCGCCGGTCGTCGTCGACATCAGCAACGGCGCCACGGACAAACTGGCCGGCCTCCTGGCCGACCAGCGGATCTCGGCCTCCGGCAAGCTCGCCATGGCCATCAGCAACGGCTCCGGCCTCGCCCTGCGGGACAAGCTGGCGCCGCTGCTGCCGGACGCCCACTGGTACACGGTCGACGACGGCACGATCGACTCCGCCGTACGCCTCGCCGACGCCATCCGCGGCAAGCGCTACGACGCCGTGGTCGGCCTCGGCGGCGGCAAGATCATCGACGTGACGAAGTACGCCGCGGCGCGGGTCGGCCTGCCCATGGTCGCCGTCGCGACGAACCTCTCGCACGACGGCATCTGCTCCCCGGTCTCCACGCTCGACAACGACAACGGCCGCGGCTCCTACGGCGTCCCCTCGCCGATCGCCATGGTCATCGACCTCGACGTGATCCGCGACGCCCCCCAGCGGTTCGTCCGCTCCGGCATCGGCGAGGCCGTCTCCAACCTGTCGGCGATCGCCGACTGGGAGCTGTCCCACCGCGTCAACGGCGAGCCCGTCGACGGCCTGGCCGCCGCGATGGCCCGCACCGCGGGCGAGTCCGTGCTGCGCCACCCCGGCGCCGTGGGCGACGACGAGTTCCTCATCGTGCTCGCGGAGGCCCTGGTCCTGGGCGGCATCGCCATGTCGATCAGCGGCGACACCCGCCCCTCGTCGGGCGCCTGCCACGAGATCAGCCACGCCTTCGACCTGCTGTACCCCCGGCGCGCCGCGCTCCACGGCGAGCAGGTGGGGCTCGGCGCCGTCTTCGCGATGCACCTGCGCGGCGCCCGTGACCAGGCGCGGCTCTTCGCCGAGGTCCTGCGCCGGCACGGCCTGCCCGTGCTGCCCGAGGACATCGGCTTCACCGTCGACGAGTTCGTCGCGGCGGTGGAGTACGCGCCGCAGACCCGCCCCGGGCGCTTCACGATCCTGGAGCACCTCGACCTGTCCACCGACCAGATCAGGGACGCGTACGCCGACTATGCCAAGACCATCCATCGCTGA
- a CDS encoding phosphocholine cytidylyltransferase family protein: protein MIGLVLAAGAGRRLRPYTDTLPKALVPVDGDTTVLDLTLGNFAEVGLTEAAVVVGYRKEAVYERKAALEAKYGLKLTLIDNDKAEEWNNAYSLWCARDVLREGVILANGDTVHPVSVERTLLAARGGDRRIILALDTVKSLADEEMKVITEDGLGVRRITKLMDPATATGEYIGVTLIEPSAAADLADALKATFERDPDLYYEDGYQELVDRGFRIDVAPIGDVRWVEIDNHDDLAKGREIACLY, encoded by the coding sequence ATGATCGGCCTCGTACTGGCAGCCGGTGCCGGACGGCGTCTGCGCCCCTACACCGACACGCTTCCGAAGGCCCTCGTGCCCGTGGACGGGGACACCACCGTCCTGGACCTCACCCTCGGCAACTTCGCCGAGGTCGGCCTCACCGAGGCCGCCGTCGTCGTCGGCTACCGCAAGGAGGCCGTGTACGAGCGCAAGGCCGCCCTGGAGGCGAAGTACGGGCTGAAGCTCACCCTCATCGACAACGACAAGGCCGAGGAGTGGAACAACGCCTACTCCCTGTGGTGCGCGCGCGACGTGCTCCGGGAAGGCGTCATCCTCGCCAACGGCGACACCGTCCACCCCGTCTCCGTCGAGCGGACGCTGCTCGCCGCACGCGGCGGCGACCGGCGGATCATCCTCGCCCTCGACACGGTGAAGTCCCTCGCCGACGAGGAGATGAAGGTCATCACCGAGGACGGCCTCGGCGTGCGCCGCATCACCAAGCTCATGGACCCGGCCACCGCCACCGGCGAGTACATCGGTGTCACCCTCATCGAGCCGTCGGCCGCCGCCGACCTCGCCGACGCGCTGAAGGCCACCTTCGAGCGCGACCCCGACCTCTACTACGAGGACGGCTACCAGGAGCTGGTCGACCGCGGCTTCCGGATCGACGTGGCACCCATCGGCGACGTCCGCTGGGTGGAGATCGACAACCACGACGACCTCGCGAAGGGCCGTGAGATCGCGTGCCTGTACTGA